One Deltaproteobacteria bacterium genomic region harbors:
- a CDS encoding M20 family peptidase has translation MTRSKQERYQTPRASGGAMKNDALALTRKLLSFKTVNPPGDERECAHYLGGLLENAGYETRYYEFADKRSTLIARLAGSNDKPPICFTGHLDTVPLGATPWARDPFAGEIDGDKLFGRGASDMKSGVAAMVAMALALAQLANRQSGITLIFTAGEETTCEGAAQVAALDGVLGVAGAIVAGEPSANVPFIAHKGCVRYAVKITGVAAHGSMPEQGVNAIYKAADAIKKLESFDFAVPSHPILGQPTLAVTMMSAGSAINMIPGEAVVSLDIRTLPGQTEADILKKLQSALGIDVELRRLQGAASVSSDENDEWVRSVFDIMEHLTGKRPVPVGATYFSDCSILTPAYGNPPTIILGPGEPELAHKTDEFCSISKIDLAAEAYTEIARQWCGV, from the coding sequence ATGACGCGAAGCAAGCAAGAAAGGTATCAAACACCGAGAGCAAGCGGAGGCGCAATGAAAAATGATGCCCTAGCGCTGACTCGCAAGCTGCTGTCTTTCAAAACCGTCAATCCACCCGGCGATGAGCGCGAGTGTGCGCACTATCTTGGCGGGCTGCTGGAAAATGCCGGATACGAAACGCGCTACTACGAGTTCGCCGACAAGCGTTCGACGTTGATCGCCCGGCTTGCCGGATCCAACGATAAACCGCCGATCTGTTTCACCGGCCATCTAGACACCGTGCCATTGGGTGCGACGCCCTGGGCGCGCGATCCGTTTGCCGGTGAAATTGACGGCGATAAGCTCTTTGGACGCGGCGCGTCGGATATGAAAAGCGGCGTGGCTGCGATGGTTGCGATGGCGCTTGCGCTGGCGCAGCTGGCCAACCGCCAATCCGGGATCACGTTGATTTTCACCGCGGGCGAGGAAACCACCTGCGAAGGCGCGGCGCAGGTTGCGGCGCTGGACGGCGTGCTCGGCGTGGCCGGGGCGATTGTCGCCGGCGAACCGAGCGCCAATGTTCCTTTCATTGCGCACAAAGGCTGCGTGCGTTACGCGGTAAAAATAACCGGCGTTGCGGCCCATGGTTCGATGCCGGAGCAGGGCGTCAATGCGATCTACAAGGCGGCGGATGCGATCAAGAAGCTTGAGTCCTTCGATTTCGCCGTGCCGTCCCATCCCATTCTCGGTCAGCCGACGCTGGCGGTGACGATGATGAGCGCCGGCAGCGCGATCAATATGATTCCCGGCGAAGCGGTGGTTAGCTTGGATATTCGAACTCTACCCGGACAGACGGAAGCAGACATTCTTAAAAAGCTGCAATCGGCATTGGGCATCGATGTCGAGTTGCGGCGCTTGCAAGGCGCGGCCAGCGTCAGCAGCGATGAAAATGATGAGTGGGTGAGATCTGTCTTCGACATCATGGAACATCTCACCGGCAAGCGTCCGGTGCCAGTTGGGGCGACTTATTTCAGCGATTGCTCGATTTTAACTCCGGCCTATGGCAATCCGCCGACGATAATTCTCGGTCCCGGCGAGCCGGAGCTGGCGCATAAGACCGATGAGTTTTGTTCCATATCTAAGATCGATCTAGCCGCGGAAGCTTACACGGAAATCGCGCGGCAGTGGTGCGGCGTTTGA
- a CDS encoding HEAT repeat domain-containing protein gives MKLPRPVAISRSRNQELCPFLKRIADQMGDSVRESIERDLKKLERRGIRNRTSLKKLLETLPERELSTALWVLGRAGKRSDVSKILVIRRIRPKAAVYAIEALAILGGKHARRELVRSLNDQTQPLNVRVAACHGLGHHWRGKVRASIFYPIVSNPGENASLRGYAIESVGGRIGLRAPGAARSESRKAVDLLFPCLDDQFAEVRFWAIFALAGAKAKQALPKLRQLARMDHADGPFGWSVAEEAKDAVYCQTHNGRWPKVDASERRLRAMSTTVGKESS, from the coding sequence ATGAAATTGCCGCGGCCTGTCGCCATTTCGCGTTCGCGAAACCAGGAACTTTGTCCGTTTCTAAAGCGGATCGCGGATCAAATGGGCGATTCCGTTCGTGAAAGCATTGAGCGTGACCTCAAAAAGCTTGAGCGTCGTGGCATAAGGAATCGTACTTCACTCAAGAAACTCCTTGAAACCCTTCCTGAGCGCGAACTTTCTACAGCGCTCTGGGTTCTCGGCCGGGCTGGTAAGCGAAGTGATGTCTCAAAGATATTGGTGATCCGCCGGATACGACCGAAGGCGGCAGTCTACGCCATCGAAGCGTTAGCGATTCTTGGCGGCAAACATGCTCGCCGCGAGCTCGTGCGTTCGCTTAATGATCAAACGCAGCCTTTGAACGTTCGCGTTGCAGCTTGTCATGGGCTCGGACATCATTGGCGAGGCAAAGTCCGAGCATCAATCTTTTATCCGATCGTCAGCAACCCTGGAGAAAACGCGAGTCTGCGCGGATATGCGATCGAGAGTGTCGGTGGTCGTATCGGCCTTCGCGCGCCGGGCGCTGCAAGAAGTGAGAGCCGTAAAGCAGTGGACTTACTCTTTCCTTGCCTTGATGATCAATTTGCCGAAGTGCGGTTTTGGGCGATCTTCGCTTTGGCTGGGGCCAAGGCGAAACAAGCGCTGCCGAAGCTCCGCCAACTTGCTCGCATGGATCACGCCGACGGCCCCTTTGGATGGTCCGTGGCGGAAGAGGCTAAAGATGCGGTTTATTGCCAGACACATAACGGTCGCTGGCCTAAAGTTGATGCGTCGGAGCGGCGATTGCGCGCAATGTCTACCACGGTCGGGAAGGAGTCTTCGTGA
- a CDS encoding glutaredoxin family protein: protein MRPKLTLYSRQDCCLCDEMKSIIHQVAAKTALDLVEIDVDNDDELKAKYGNEVPVLFIDGRKAFKYQLTARELEGKLDRVRGIRSLFRF from the coding sequence ATGAGGCCCAAGCTGACTTTATATTCGCGCCAAGACTGTTGCCTGTGCGACGAGATGAAATCGATCATTCATCAAGTCGCGGCGAAGACTGCGCTCGACTTAGTCGAGATCGATGTCGATAACGATGACGAGCTAAAGGCGAAATACGGCAACGAAGTGCCGGTGTTGTTTATCGACGGGCGCAAGGCGTTCAAGTATCAATTGACGGCACGTGAGTTGGAAGGGAAGTTAGATCGAGTGCGCGGCATCCGATCTCTTTTTAGATTTTAG